The Erigeron canadensis isolate Cc75 chromosome 1, C_canadensis_v1, whole genome shotgun sequence genome segment agatattaatacatgtaactcataaaattttataaagtgaaagttgaagatataagtagataccgagtgttcaattcaaatgccaagaatgttaagcttatagaaagaaaactaatgtaataaaagaatattggAAGTATATACtctccttcatcatttgaagacttatttatagacgaaatttgttataaggttttttgttttctcatctttgtcacatattagcaccttaaagccccttctcgacttaactcgagatactgcaatgtacaattgttcgtgtgtgaaaaccgGACTTTATAGATAGAAACcagttttaataacattgtaaaaataattattttagttatttgttttttattaattaaataaaattatgtaaaaactaaataatgaaatcagcgagagtcaatttgatgaaatcgagccatatgattgattaataagtcattaattcaactgtcttttaatatatattaaaattaaaattgtacaattactactaaaatcttaatatatttacaataaatttaatttatttttatataattaattttatatatatgatagaacatattattggatatatattagctattattttattggataaacaTTAGCTATTCttttatcggatatatatataagctattattatttatttattatattaaaactattgggtaaaaagtgtaaatttgtgatggaaaacaaaaaagtgtaaatcaaagtcaaaattggaagaaaaaaaaatcaacattaagaaatcgagagttgtgattggtcgataagttattagagaaactgtgctttagtataataaaagatatagaTCCctaattgtttcaattctactATGTCACATTGGTTTTATCGTTTTTTTGGTTATATATCTTATCTCATAATACTATCTTTTGAGTTTTCGATATGGGCATAaatagcatggtacccgcgcaatacggcgacggtggtgggaAAGGCGGTCTAGTAACTAGTGGTGTCGGtaatggtactattggtggtggtgacggtgtcgAGCGGTGTAGGTTgttgtaattgtgatagtgaaaacttttaaaagataagggcttaaagtgttaattcttaaaaataaatgtttagagtgtaaattaactcattaaaggtaaaatataaaatatgaagaGTAATTTTGGTAATTCAAAAGTAGAATTatctaaaattaaaatgttttttactttataagaGAATAGAGAAAAGATAGAGACATAGaataataaattattgataGGAAGGAAACAAGTCATATTCATAGAACAATAATCTGAAAATATGGAGTACATTTGAACgtttgatatgaaaatttaaatAGTCGATTTTTAATTTACCAAATTTGAAAGCTAACCTTCGTACATaataacatttttgttttttttaaagtgtgaATTAATTAAAGGGTTTAAcataatttagttatttttaggtaatgacatcatcaaaataattaatgGTTAGATCATCATTAGATTAATCCATCCAAAGGCTATTACTTTTTCATGTTAGAATTTAAAAGgctcttttataattattggtagatttattttattaaagatgaATTTTGCTAAAAATTTCGTTTCACGATTCGACAACGAGAGATCtagcatatgttgtcttaaccgggtttGTTTTAGAGATCTCTCTCGAAgtaatgcctatttcaaatatccgATGGGAGGAAAAACCCTTAATCCGCATGAAGGCACGACGGTTAAAAGGGGTAAACCCGGCTccttcagacttgaacctgggtataccaaGTCAAACCCTTATAAAGGGACTTAATTCCTATGTCTTACCCAAGACTTGAACACAAGACTTTTTGTAAATGGGGAtggtctttcaaccattgagctaaagctcAATGACTATCTTATTATACAAGTCATATGCCCGCGTAATTCGGCGATAATGGTGGTAGTGGCGcatggtggcggcggcggcggcggcgggcGGCGACGACGGCGGTGACAGGTTGTTAGGACGGCAATGCTggttaatgtaaaaataattgatgaaaaaaaaggtagtgtagttattttaaagattgAAAGATTTACGTtctaaattatttcattaagggtattataagtatattagatgaagatgtttaaattaatgaataaaagagtataaatcatcttttaagattttaaaaaaatggttgatactttaaaagataaaaatatagatatagaattatagatatatagaggAAGAGTTATTTAAgaacccacaaataaaaaagaactcaagaactaTTTTGTACCAcacattttttctctctttctctctcttcaattaaataataaaattcacccaaatcattcaaaatgttttatcttacaaaccgtaaatcgttagacgaaacaaaaaaatgggtagtcttaaaatttcgtcctctttcattagagatacaatttgatatacttttgacgaatttttaatttttgttttttttcctcttgtacttgtgtagttgcacatgtgtaggatcattgttttcacatgtaaattagtaaatgagtATATGTACataacaatgaaggttaaggtggagcccgtcaatccatggcggagccatggtggccaagggcaGAGCctgtcagtccatggcggagccataacagctaagggcagagcccgttaggtagatcacctaTCACCGGTcgccccctatgacctatcacactcaatgacctatcacccccaccagctttggtttatgaacatccttaagggcgaagcccgctctGAATCATAaattttgttcaacctacacatgtgtaagttatgagTAAGTACcaacaagaaaacgaaaattaaaaagtcgtcaaaagtatatcgaattcgatctctaatgaaagatgacagaattttaagactacccatgcctTTTGTTTCTaataacgatttacggtttgtgagataaaatattttgaatgatttggatggattttattatttaattgaagaaagAGAACTAAAGAAAGAATACATGATCCAAAATggttttagagttttttttttttatttgtgggttttcaaaataaccacccctatatataaaaatataaatattgagtAAGTATACAAACGACGACGGGACGTtctaaatatgtttttttcttttaataacttTGGTTAAGAAAATGAAACGGAAGGAATGGAATCCCTATAAATGCGGCCGTTACTCTCTcgttatatatagagagaagagATATCTCCTCTCTAAAACCGCCTCCTAACataacacaatacaaaacacacatTCTCCTTTTTCTTAATTAGAATTTCCCcccaaacacaaaaaacacacacattttggtggttttgaaataaaacaaacaaatggTAATGGCTGCTCAGGTCCTAATCTCTGTCTATTGTTTGGTTTTACTCATCtctgtttcttcttcttcttcttccacaaACAACCCCCCTGCCACCAGGTACCTAATCTCAATTTTGCTTATTCTACTACTATTTTATATCtacttgtttgttttttttaaatgttaataaTGAGCATTACTCCTTTCTAACATAAATTTTGTAATCCtctacatttaatttaatctgTGATAGCTTAAATTAAGCTCACATCCTttttgtatatttgttattataaattaaaataaaatgatattatttgtatttttatttatatcaattttgtcaatgtatgttgtttgtaacataataaataaatgtcttTAAATTCACaaatagaaaattaaatttgatatcttctttgtatgtttatatattttaaatgtgtATTACAAATGAGAAAGGAAAGCGGgcttacaatttttataatgttaCAGCACAAATGAGATGAAAGTGTTGCAGAGCTCCAATTACTCATCAATGGCTGCCAGGTAATTTTCAAGTACAAAATTAAGaaactcaaaaaaaaataaaaccactGAGTCGACTCGTACTTGACTCGTGACGCGGAGTCTGGTAGCATTTTTGACGGTTGATTTTAGTTGGTTGTTTTGTGAGCCATCGGATGTGCCTCAGTAATTCATCCAATGCTaccaataaacatttttttttttttttttttggggtgGGGGCTAAAAACAACATCTCAGCCGTACGTTGAGTTTGTTTTAGATCCAACGGTTAATGTTATTCTTATTTGCATTCTTCGGATTTCCATCCGTGTTGTGTGTATGtgtttcaaaacaaaaacattacattattttttagGCACATTAACACAGAAGAGTTATTCTAaagaatataaattttatatttatgatgatcagttattgttgttgatacaTAGAAAGAAAGTAATTTAAGTTTGAGCTTCCGGTGCTGGTGATATGGACTTTTATCCGGGTTTTCTCATTTACCCCAAatctatcattaaaaaaaaaaatattctaacGGTTTTAATCGTAACAAACTAACGGatgttttctctctctctctctcacacacacacatttgaCATTACATTACGGTGTGTCGGTAGTTCATGGAATGCGTGTCACTTTCAGTCATTTATTATTCAAAATCCGTAATATCTTGTCATATAAATTccaaattaataaatttaaaataattatgtcaatcataatgttttattaaatattttcctAATTTGTAAGTAACACAATTATATGTTTGTAttaaaatgattgattgatgcaGAATTAAGGAGATTGAAAAGTTGAATGAATATGCAGTGCAAGACCCCGAGGAAGTTGTTGCCATGGTTGAAATGTACATttccctctttctctctctctcctctatttctatattaaaattagCAGATTGatgaattaaattttttactttttgtatatTAATGGGGGACTAAATGAATTAAATATGTCACCAATATATCACACAGCTTGTGACATTataaacacacatacacacacaaacactgaAATTGAAAGTGATGTGTATAATTAAGGGTGTTAATTACATATTATAATAATGAACAACGATAGAGGAGGGCAAAGTAAGTAGCTGAAAAACCTCCGATAACAATTAATGATGGAGGCATAGTTGCTTTCACTGATCACAATTGGAATActtgatagatagatagatagatagaagaTGGGGGAGGTAGGTTGTCGATtattgttaggaggaagattcaAATTTAGCCatatagaaaagaaagaataaaaaacaaGATAGGATTCAAGGTAGCTACCACCATGTGCTCCTGCTGTCTACAGGAATGTCTAACCACATGCGAGCTTTGCATTCAAATCCTTTCCTTTTTTGCCTGCcttcacatacatacatacatacataataaaacTCATACCTACCAATTTCCTCTCTACTACGGAGGGAGGGAATCATACTTCAAACTTCTGCTTTTTACATTGCccaaaaaccggtatttgaggTGGACCATCAACCAAAAACGTCGGGGGTTTTAATCTTAATTATGAGGGATAAATAATTATTTGAGAGAGTCAAGGGTGCTCTGCCAGACTTACTTTTATTTGATGTATTGTCATAAGCTTAAATGTGACCATGTCTGTTAAGTTTCAGGTAATTAGAATGTCAGTATGGTCATGTacaatcaaaatcaaccaaaccAGGCTCTTTTTTCCCCTTCATATCTGTGAATATTATGAAAGCTAAAGAATTCCTAATAAGTATCTTAATATAATTTGCTATCTTGTCATGAAGCTGTGCCTCTTGCTTGTtggtgattatatatataaggtacaATTTATGTCACACCGACGAAATACAGCAATATATAGCtcattttgtttatatagatttgtgGTGGACATTTCACAATTATTGAGAATTATTGCACATACATCAGTTGGTCCTCCACATTCAAAGGGTAAACATTATTGCATAGTAATATACCAGATGAACTACATCAaagaagtttttaaaaaaaagaagactgCAATAAATATCTTTTTACCATAATGATTGGGTGAGGTTAATGTTGAGCAGGAGTATGAGAAACAGCACACAGAGGAGAAAACTCGGATATTTTTCATGTGGTACTGGTAATCCAATTGATGACTGTTGGCGCTGTGACCCAAACTGGAGACGCAATCGCAAGAAGTTGGCTGACTGTGGCATTGGCTTCGGTCGGAATGCAATTGGAGGCCGTGATGGAAGGTATTACGTTGTCACTGACCCCAGAGATGATGACCCTGTTAACCCGCGGCCTGGCACCCTACGCCATGCTGTTATTCAAGAAGCGCCATTGTGGATTGTCTTTAAACGTGACATGGTCATTCAACTGAAGCAAGAACTTATCATGAATAGTTTCAAGACCATTGATGCTCGTGGGGTCAACGTACATATTGCTAATGGAGCTTGCCTTACAATCCAGTTTGTTACCAATATTATTATCCATGGTTTACACATCCATGACTGTAAACCTACTGGGAATGCCTTGGTGAGAAGCTCTCCTTCCCATTATGGTTGGAGAACAATGGCTGATGGGGATGCTATTTCTATTTTCGGGTCAAGCCATATATGGGTTGATCATAACTCTCTATCTAATTGTGCTGATGGACTTGTGGATGCTGTCATGGGTTCAACTGCTATCACTATTTCTAACAATTACTTCACCCATCACAACGAGGTGCGTTATCCTTGTTATATGAAAATAACACACAGTACTAATTACCATTGCTACAACAGAAATCTAATAATTGTAATTTTAACACAGGTGATATTGCTGGGACATAGTGACACTTATTTTAGAGACAAGCTGATGCAGGTGACTATTGCCTACAATCACTTTGGAGAAGGTCTTATCCAAAGAATGCCAAGGTACCAAATATAACATTAAGTTCAAAGAAATTGGTTACTAGGCAATTTCAACTCATTTACTATGAACGGGTCAAACACGTCAAATGGGTTGAGACTTGAGAGTCACCCAAAGTTTATCTTAAATAGTTTGCAATCTACTATGTTAATTAAACTATTTTTGTTACTAATTCTAACACCTTAATTAGAATTTGCAAAGAAATGCACAATCATGGGAACAACCCAATCTGGCTCGACCCATACCAAGAATGACCCGTTTTGACTCTTTAGCCAACCAGGCCATCTTGTCACCTTTAGAAAAAGTGATTAATTATGGTGAACAAAATACAGATGCAGACATGGGTATTTCCATGTGGTGAACAATGACTACACCCATTGGGAGATGTATGCCATTGGTGGAAGTGCAAACCCAACCATCAACAGCCAAGGCAACAGATATCTTGCCCCTGTGAATCCTTTTGCAAAAGAGGTACTTATAAAAATTTGATTATGCTCCTTTTATTCAACTAGAACTACCACTTAGATGATTAAAAATGGTTATGATATTTAGGTTACCAAAAGAGTGGACACAGATGGAAGCCAGTGGCATGGATGGAACTGGAGATCAGAGGGTGACCTACTTCTTAATGGGGCTTATTTCATCCCATCTGGAGCAGGAGCCGCTGCCAGCTATGCACGGGCCTCAAGTTTGGGTGCCAAGTCCTCTACACTGGTTGGTACCATCACTGCTGGTGCTGGAGTTCTTAACTGCCGCAAAGGTGGTCGGTGCTAGCAATCTCAGTCCTCACTCTATTTGGTAAAGCGTCATTTTCGTTCAACAATTTCCATTTTCGCATATAAAATATAGTAATACGTATAGATTTCAAATCCACATATGCCATTACATCACCTCACCTGGCAAGTGAACTTTTTACACATTGCTTTTGGTCAGTTATACTTATCCCATTAATATCTCCCTATGTTTGTTGTGCAACCTCAACCATGCTTCTgttgaaagaaaacaaaaacgaTACCTTGTTGATTTCAAGGAGTAAGGTGTGAAGTGTTGTCCATCCCTTTTCTATCTTTTTCTCGACCTCAGGATCTAACGATCAATCCTGATTGTTCTTCTTTAAGTGTTATTTGGCTTATGGGATCGGAATGTTTTTTCTTTCCGTCTTCTTCAGTCTCGTGCAATTTTAGTTTCTCGAGTCATATAAGTTGTAATGTGAATTTCAAAAGTGTAACTTGAACCATCAACTTGAATGGAAAGCTATTATTTGTTTATGGATGATTGATGGGATCGTGTTTAGTTTTGAGTTATTTTGTTAATGGTGCAATGTTTTAGCTTCTGTGTTTGATTGTTTGGGTA includes the following:
- the LOC122601232 gene encoding probable pectate lyase 8; amino-acid sequence: MVMAAQVLISVYCLVLLISVSSSSSSTNNPPATSTNEMKVLQSSNYSSMAARIKEIEKLNEYAVQDPEEVVAMVEMSMRNSTQRRKLGYFSCGTGNPIDDCWRCDPNWRRNRKKLADCGIGFGRNAIGGRDGRYYVVTDPRDDDPVNPRPGTLRHAVIQEAPLWIVFKRDMVIQLKQELIMNSFKTIDARGVNVHIANGACLTIQFVTNIIIHGLHIHDCKPTGNALVRSSPSHYGWRTMADGDAISIFGSSHIWVDHNSLSNCADGLVDAVMGSTAITISNNYFTHHNEVILLGHSDTYFRDKLMQVTIAYNHFGEGLIQRMPRCRHGYFHVVNNDYTHWEMYAIGGSANPTINSQGNRYLAPVNPFAKEVTKRVDTDGSQWHGWNWRSEGDLLLNGAYFIPSGAGAAASYARASSLGAKSSTLVGTITAGAGVLNCRKGGRC